The window ACCTAACGGGTGTACAGCTTTATAAATCTGACAAAAAAGAATGCTTTTTCCGCATTTCTGTCTCTGTGCATGCACAGAGCTTTACAAATGATTCTACTCAGTGTTTTATGACTCTGGCCCCGAGCCTACCCCAAGAAAACATTTGGTGgatcatgaaacacaaaatatgcCATAGAAGTACCCAGAAGTGTTGAGCTTATATCAGACATTTAAGACAACATTTGTCTCCAAAAAATCCAGCCAGTTCGCAGACGTTTCCAGACTTTTAAAGAAGATgcaacacagtggtaaacacgGCCCTGTCCGAGCCTTTTTGAGGTAGCTGAGCTAATATTCTCATGACTTataaaaatgtctcactttccaTTGTCAACAAAATGttagtttatgagatttgcacagcccacattctgtttttatttacactttACACAGCCTCCAAACTGTGTTGGAAACAGGGTTGTCGTTAGAATAATGCATATTCCAAATTTCACCACAGGCTTTTAGTGCAGGGTACTGCATTTCAGAAAATCAAAGCAATGACTGAAAAATAGCTGCAGGGAATATGAAAAGTGAATATTCAGAGCATCCAAAGGAGCTTAATGCTTTTTCATAGTTCATTTGTTACTATAAATTGAAGACATCGTTGACTCTTAAAAAACACCCACACAGACTAATGAGGCCTAGTGGGATCAATTTCTTCATCTCTTAATGGAAAAATCTGTCCCAAACATAGTATGAATCTTACCTTAATGAAATCTAGTGGGAGTGTTAAGAAGGCAGCTGCACTCAAGGCGActccacacacaaaaaaaaagtgaaaactgCAATTCGCCTGCATGTTGTTAGTGAAACTAACTCCAAAGGGAAATATGTCACCTCCTCAAAGGTTGCTGCGACAACTGTGTGCAGAAGTGATCAGTTAAGTCGCTTTATCTCAGTGCTGCTGGTGATGGGTGGCTGTGTTCATGTGAAATGCAGGTAGACAAAGTCAGTGCAAAAGTCATACTTTAAATCTGcatatttgatttgaaaagcTTGAAATTTATGGGAAACCACATGGGCAAGCTCAGCTTGTGGAGCTAGAAACTTGACGTTTCTGTGCCAACATTAGGGGTGCAGCTGGTTTGTGGGAGGGAGAATGTTTGACTAATACAAAAACAGCTTGACTGCTGCTGTAGATTTGTGAATTCTGGCAAGTTAGCATCCTAAAGTTAAAGGTCAAAGACTTTGcataaaaaaatagataaaagttACTCTGAAAGTTGAAAGGGTAACAAAAGGTTAACTACTCAATACTCAACAGTCAGTTGAAATCATTTATAACCAGCATGTAATACAGTTGATAGATCATTTTTATGTTTCTGGGGAGGTTTCTACTGGTTAAGTGACAGTTTTGGTCGTTGAGCATGATGTGACTGGTGCAGCGGCCTGGCAGTGCAATGTGCGTGCTAAAGAAGAGGTGGCCTGAGAGAGAGGGGATTCATGACAGACAGATGAGAGAAACCGCAAACTTAGGCCTTCTCCAAGTCAGACCAAAGCAAGGCAAGAGCAAACACGACAGACGTATCTCATCACAACCACTCGTAGCATTAAGAATTAAGTCAAAGATTCTTTTGGACCATGTAAGCACTGAAAAGTCATTGAGTTGGAAAATTGTTCAACGGTCTTTCAGTTGTTATCATTTTTCTATCCAGCATATTAGTTACAAAAGCAATTAGTATCAGCCAATTTATTATCTTTAACACTGACATTGGCCAAGAATCTTTTAATCAATGCATCCCCAGAAATAACTATACAGCATTAGGCATGTTTCTGACCTTCACAGAATAGTGTTATTACTCGTTTTAGTCATTTTCCGAAAATAAAACCATTCTGTCGGTTTTCTTGATTATAACTATCGGACCGCGAAGAAGAGTATATATTtttgaaaaggcaaaaaaataatttaaaaatctCCTCAAAAGTttgtagctgtttttttttttttttttaagaagtaaGATTTTGATTAACATGGTGTTATTTCTCGTGTCTTCCTTGAGTGATCAAAGTTACTTTTCCTCTTcaaaccagtgtgaaaccatCACCACCAGCACGGCAGGGTACTGGCGCATCACTCTCCAAAATGACTGAATTCCACTGAGTTTTCTCACTGAGGGGAAATTGAATGACTGTGATACGTGCCCTGCTAAAAGTTTTGTAGTCAGTTGTCCTCCATGTCTCCTTGCAATGCGTTACTACACATCCTCCTCAGCAGACTTTATTCTTTCTCCTCTCCATCTTTGCTTGCATCCATTCGTACAAAGCTCCTTCTTCTGTCACATTGGAAGCCAAGGTGTTAGTGATTAAACTGGCACGTGAATGATTTTACCTACAAGCAAATTTGAACTGAACACACTCTTCATTACTCTCATTTGTAACACCTGTGTTTTCCTTGTGGTAAAAGTAGAAATGTGGGCAGTTAAAAAGGCCTATGGAAGTTGAGACATCATGCTGACTTGAGACAAAGggggaaaataaatgtttttttatttgtatttactggcaggtctacaggtgtgaatattttttttaccaccTTTACTATTGCTCTCACTCCCCCTGGTGTTCATAATGTGCACCTCTTCTAAGTTTAGGGTCCTCTTTCATATGTACCTCAGAATCTATTTCTTTTTACCAGTTGAatattcaaaatgcattttcatTCTAACAAATAATTTTGGGTAATCTGTCACCGCTTTTATATTTGTTTCCCATTGAAATTAGCATTTTACTGCTCCTTTACCACCTGATCAACCTTCTTTTCAAGTTCAATTTTCAAGTTGTCACAAATGTACTTTTTGTTTCTATTCATCTTAAATGTTGTTTCTGCTATAATGGCTCCAAATTAATCAATCTAAATAAATGTAGTTGGCTGACATGAGTTTTGCTTCATACTATTTTCCTCTTTGCTGCTTTGGTCAAATCCATTGTATGCTGGGACAAAAAAAATTgccactgaaaaaaaataacagtaaCCCTGTTTTTGTTTGCCACTCCTTATTATTACCATCTGATTAAACGCTACTTTGTTTCTTGATGTAATGCTCTGATCAATGCTATATAGGCCATTGTGTGCTACCAGAATCAAGCATATGGTGCATTTGGCCCCATTAAGTACTTAATCCTGTTAGCCAGGTTAAAAGAAACAATGCCTTCTGTTAGAACAAATATTTAAATCATACAGGGATTAGGAATTATTAAGTCAATTGGGTACTGGTTGCAAAGATTCCAAACACTAGTATGATTTAATCTTAACATTTCAGCTTCATTTTGTCTTACTCAAAATATACTCCCAACATATGCCACCTGGTGGCAATGTATGATCAGTGACAACTCAAACTACTCAAGAGTTAATCACTAACCCAGCTGTGCCTTTTCTGTATTCATCtctgagcacacacacatacagcagaTGAATGTGTAAAAAAGGCAGTATATACACCAGGTGAACTGTCATATTTGCAATTTCCAAACAACAATTTACAAGGTTTTGAGTAATGTTTCCTCTCCACTGTGACAGTAAGGAGAGTTAAATCAAATATATCCGACATGTAGTGTTAGGCCCGTTTTCAACTCCTTCTCTTCAGTCACGTTGCAGTGGTCATTGAGCCCAACACACGATTTAAAGGGGTACAGGTTTTGCTTGATCACCAAAACAAATGGGGCACTTTACCCCTGCAAAAATGGAGGATAAGGGCCATTGGGACGAATTAAAATTGGACTttggaaataaacaaaaatgttaaaggtggggtatgagatgttttctggagcattttttatcatattgcctgaaaacctcctcacgaccccattgcacccactaaaatagaatgtttggaaaaaatgttttatattttagtccattgtagagggtgtagcaagaggaaatgtctgaccaatagaagtaatgatgagtttcttctattggattctgatatgccaatcaaccgtcagcccccacAACTACATCCTCCATAGAGGCATTATGACCTCTAGTGGCCAGCAGCACCACAGCAAGAAGTCACCTGTAGGACAAAATGTTCCTCACTACTTAAAATATATCATTTTCATAAGGCAACACGACACACTAGATGTTTCCATTTCATTTTTATGAAGTTTTCAAGTTTCTTTAAAGCCAACCACAAAAATCAATACGCACCACATAAAAGAAGAAAGTAAGGATGTTTTGACTTTAATCACATTACTAATGAGCATAACAGGACTCAGCACTGCCGTCGTCTGAGCCAATTACAGTATCTGGTGTTCCCTAACATCTGTAACCATGCTCCTACAGGGCAAACTTTCCTTttgtcaaaataaatttaacatACACAGATGAATTACTTGCCGACTCTTGTGGCACCCAGGCCAGCATTATCGTAGCTCGTTTGCTACACAAGTATCAGAAAAACATGAGCAAACATCGGGGTGGTCGTTTGTTCAGGCTGTGTCCCTGGAAAGTTCAGTCTGAGTTGTTGTACCGTCCCACTTGACGCTGCTGAGAGGCGGTATTAATGGAAGGCGGCATTGTGTTTCCTTCAGTTAGGATCCTCCTCTTTgtcatgtaaaaaaagaaataacttTATGAAGGACGAAGTGCATGACCAGCAAAATGGCAGAGAACGGGTGGGCACAGTGGTGCACAGATTTACTCCAACACCACAGTGCCGCCTGCTGCCTCCAGTGCTGCTTTGAGTTTCTCGGCCTCCTCTTTGGATACATTGGCCCGGATTTCCTGGGGAAGAGACTCCACTAGTTTCTTAGCCTGATTgaagggagacaaaaaaaacacaagatttAGTGAGGTTACCTCTTCATTTTCATAATGAGGTGGACTGAGTCATTCCATAAAACTGCTTTGGAGGAATAAAAATGTTCACGCTTCAACAGATTTTACACCTCTCATCAGAGGACACTGAAGACGACGACAGGACAGCTGTGATAAAGGCTGCGCAGCCTTGCAATGGTTATATTTCACTGTAGATCCATTTAAGTAACAACGCAGGTGTatcatatgaaaaaaaacaagtactgCTTCAAGAGTCTGCAACATTCAGAAGAACTAAATATTCTCTGTCGAGTTGAGTTCTTGTTTGTTTACATCCCGCCTCCATTTGTGTTTTAGTCCCTCCCACCAGAGATGCGAGCAGAGGAGGCCAGGACAGACGTGAAGAGAGAGGGGAAGCAAGGTGAGACGTCGTTAGTTCGGagcgttttttttaaacgtgtGACAAAAGTGAAGCTGTTCTTTAACTGTAAGTTAACATGTTTATTATTTCTGTCCGATAAGCAATAACTCTGTTCactttaaattcaatttaaaatgCAGGATTGATGTGTCACATCCCCTTCAGATGCTGTgtgtttaaaataatttttttttttttaaaagtatacGTGCTATCCTTTCTTACAGCTCCCCTGGCtagcctcctccctcctctagGTGCTTTTTAGAACTTTAAACATCCTTGAAAATAGCAGGACGACAGGAGCGAGGAGCTGAAATTAGAGAAATCAAATGAGCCTACGCTGTATGAATCCTTGCAGGACGAAAGCAGGGTGGATCCAGAAAAATATTTAAACTCCTGCATCGTCTACATTCATGTTTGCCCATTTTTACAGCTCCTTCTTGCCTCTTCTGATGCCTCGCTGTGTTTAACAACAATTACAGGTGTAATCGAGGGTTGAAGTTAACACCAATACGCCTCTGAATGCCACTGGAGGTCGTCACAGAGCTGTAGTAACTTGTACGTTTTACGTAGGAGGCGCCGCAGTGCGAGACACAGCTCTGACCAACAAAGTCACTCAGCTGATCTTGTGATGCCAGCTTGTTATTTCtaagcacacacatacagagcTCGACCTCCCCTGTTCAGTCCGTTTGAGAAAGGGGAAGAGCTGTGGTCTCACCAGGACGTCTCTTTAGTGCCGATAGGGCAGAGCCGTATGCGACATGCTAAagttttttaaagcttttcttCTCCGTGGACAACATGgcagaaaaaaataatgtttcaTATGGAGTCATGCGGCCTCCCTAATGTAACAGTGTCTTACCTCAACACACCATAATATTGTTAATGCAAATCTGTCAATGCAGCTGCATACAGTTTAGACCTGTGTTGTTTTGCTAACGCTTCTGGGTTGGACACAGTAAGATCAGTGTGGCTACTAACATGGAAAAGGGGCCATGGTGCCAATTCAGACATGAAGGAAATACTAGATCTTAGTAGAAACAAAATCTCCACAAGATATCTTTAAATGGCTTTTGACGTAACACTTACCTGCACTAGATTCAAGCCTTGGATGCAGTTCTTGACTTCCTTTATAAGCTTTACTTTTTCAGCTGCCTTTAATTCTGTCAATTTTACTGTGAAGTGAGTCTTCTCTTTCTTCACTGGTGCCTCCTCCTCTTCTGAGGCCTTGtttttgggagagaaaaaaaagaagaagcaaaaaCTCGTAACAATGCACACAAGCTATAGGTCCAGATTTGCCACCATTACAATTAGTTACTCATCATGAACTCAGCCTCAATATGACAGTGATGTATAGCAATGATCGTATATTTTGTTTTGGTACCGTAGCAGGTTATGTTCTACTGTCCTTGTGATTTTGGAAGAGAGAGTGAAATCATATTTACCTGAGCTGCAAGTGAAGCGGATGCAGCCATCGACCCCATTGGCATCATTCCAACATCCTGAATGTTCAGAGTTTTCTGTAGTCAAGGAAAACAACATTAGCCCTCAACAACATCAGTGAAACACACAAATCCATCGCACAACTCTGATTTACATCTAGCATTAAGGACGTTTTCACAAACCTTGAGGAGTTCATTGAGGTCTGACACCTCTAACAAAGTAAGGCTAGCTATGTCAttgaccagctgctggattttAGGGGAATACTGTTTGGGTGCTCCGTCTAGTGGAGGGGTGGCGATGGCACCTGAATGGGTGGCAGGACTGGTTTTCAGAAGTCTGAGAGCACACAAGGCTGGAGCCTGCCGCTGAAGAGGTTGCCTGAAGAATGAATACACGTGAGATAAATGATTGCACGTAGTCATTGTCTGCAGAAAGGGTGCAGGTCACAGAGTATATGAAGGAATAATGGATGAACACTGAGACGATTCACATCGAGCATCTGAACATGTCTTTAATATCTCTGGTCACTTTTTGCTTCACCATCAAATTTTGACAAAAGCCATTCTCAGCAGCTGGTGAAGTAATATGCTGTACATATCCAATGTCTGACTTTTCATTATGACTTTAAATCCTTCTCTGGCATCAGGGACTGACCCAACAATCCATTGATACACGTATTAACAGCTTCACAATTAACTCTGCAATAAAGTctgcaaaattaaaaaaattaaaattcctAAACATGTCATCTCTCACTCTGTAAAACAAGCAGACATCATTGCCATATCTGACCCCTCCAGCTGATTGCCTTCATTAAATTATACCTGGAGATCATATAAGAAGTCAAAGGTagactaagttctgatgctggtctataaagctctgaatggtctaggaccaaaatacatcagtgacctcctgacccagtatgaaccttccagacccctcaggtcatctggatccggtcttctatcagttcccagagtcagaaccagacatggagaagctgcattcagcttctatgctccacatgtctggaacaaactcccagaaagcctcagatcagccaaaacactcagtgtatttatgTCCAGGTTGAAGACCTGGACTTAAGACCTGGACCACCTATTTTCAGcggcatttgaataaagctccaaatctgaagcttgagtttcagaacttaatcacattttaactactgattttatctgattctctcttatttctttcttttttgtttaaaatttaaatcatgctttttatttctactgttttaatgtatctgtaaagcactttgaatcgccttgtagttgaattgtgctatacaaataaacttgccttgcttAAGTCCTCACTGATGCCAAAAGCTGAAATTAGGGGTGCTGAATGTGCTCATTTGATCAGCAAAAACACCATTTTCATTTCCTGGAGTGTGACCTTTGCTGACAGAAAGGCGACATCATACATGCAAAGCTAGATTTTACAAACGTGTATAGTGTTTTGTGCCGATACCCAAATTGGGAGCAATCACAGGACCACGGTCCTTAAGTTACAGCCTGAGAGGAAACACTAAACACCCGTGAACATACTTAAAACACCTCTGCAAAACACAACAATCAATTCTAACTGCAGTCAAAAAACACATTCTGTATTTGCATGCATTTAAGAGTAAACACCATGTTCTACATCCAATATAAGCGACAGAAGTCGTTGGCTGTCTGCCCTTGAAGAAGAAGACACACAGAGAGATGTACGGCGGCCGCGGTGTTACGTGACTGACTGTGGGCAGTTACGTACCGGTTTGTGCTCGCGGCGGCCCGCAGCGCGGTCCGGAGGCAGCGTCTGGTACAGTACATAATAACGTTAACTGGAGCTTTTTTCACCAGTATCCCACGAAAACCAAGTCCAATTTGTCACAGCCAGCTCCGCTTCCAACAACTCTGCCTCAACAGCACATGGCGTCCCCTCTGTTCCTGACCTACCCACAATGCATTACGTGAACTGTTAGAAAATCTACGGAACTCCATAATGGAcaataaacacaaataaataaacgcATTGAGCTGCGCCTGTTTCTAAGCAAAGAAAGGACATATCACATGCATAAATGCAAATATAAAATAGAATAACTGCATAATTAATTTGACCatctaaaaataaacattgCCAATTCTTGTTATCTATTACGCTTTTTTTAACCAAAGCAAAACAGAATGGTCCACATCAGAAAATAAGGTCAGAGAAACCGAGTTTTGGCAAATTTGCTCTTATTTCATACTATTTAGCTCTATGTTTGGCTGTCGGGGAGAAGCTTGTGATATGACCTTCATCTGATGGCAACTAGAATTGGTGGCACTATGTAAATTGTAAATATAATAATGCTCTGGATCCAAGATTCTCAAATAGAGGTctggatttctttttcttttctttttttttttgagtgtctgtgtgtgtgtgtgtgtgtgtgtgtgtcctaccTGCGCTGCACTGGGGAGGAGCACACAGAGGGAATCCTCTTTACCTGTTAATCTGTGCACCCATCTGCTGTTACAGCCAACAACCACATCCACTCTTCTCCAATATGCCACTTCCCCACTAACTTCTATCACCCACCTCAGCTGAAGGTAAGAGGAATCGACTGTGAAATACTTATGCATTTGTGATTTTCAATTAAATGGTAACGTGATCCCTCTTTCCTTCCTTCAGATCATGCTGGTGTCACCTCAGGCAGAGAGGAACTGGGAGGCTCTTTGTTCAGTG is drawn from Odontesthes bonariensis isolate fOdoBon6 chromosome 21, fOdoBon6.hap1, whole genome shotgun sequence and contains these coding sequences:
- the mrpl12 gene encoding large ribosomal subunit protein bL12m, translating into MYCTRRCLRTALRAAASTNRQPLQRQAPALCALRLLKTSPATHSGAIATPPLDGAPKQYSPKIQQLVNDIASLTLLEVSDLNELLKKTLNIQDVGMMPMGSMAASASLAAQASEEEEAPVKKEKTHFTVKLTELKAAEKVKLIKEVKNCIQGLNLVQAKKLVESLPQEIRANVSKEEAEKLKAALEAAGGTVVLE